In one window of Bdellovibrio bacteriovorus DNA:
- a CDS encoding cytochrome c biogenesis protein, whose protein sequence is MKKILLVAMTLFMAVSVFAKDGDALKYLPVQDGGRIKPYDSFSREMLEIVYGKTKYEGRAATEIVMTWMLSPQAWQDKKIFEVRNHQVLTSMNLPKDQRYFSGEELFAGDRFNLLRQELQAKRDTKEKLNPYFQALQRLENQYFVFQEIAAGRMLKIVPPKEGDAWVSVADMDAPMQEKFMEFTKAFVNHIGAVAAASDTSATGKELDAKVAAFEEAAKANNPALYDHATKIKAEVHYNSFHPFRWAYIFYFLGFIVLLLVWTLKKESLMKAAWVFIGLGFILNTYGFVLRMYIMDRAPVTNMYETVVWVAWGTVLFAAILEIIYKFRLILVAGTLVGTFGLVIADFAPAVLDPTLQPLEPVLRSNYWLTIHVMTITISYAAFFLAFGLADIGLIYYLRGEEKFQKEIRAIVSGIYRSMQIGVAFLAPGIILGGIWADYSWGRFWGWDPKETWALIALLGYLAVLHARYAGFIKNFGMVVTAVITFSLVIMAWYGVNFVLGAGLHSYGFGAGGVEYVSAFVAAHILLVIYVGIVRRGKQTTQTTN, encoded by the coding sequence ATGAAGAAGATCTTATTAGTGGCCATGACTTTATTCATGGCGGTTTCGGTTTTCGCCAAAGATGGCGATGCCTTGAAGTATCTGCCAGTTCAAGATGGTGGACGTATTAAACCGTATGACAGCTTCTCTCGCGAGATGTTGGAAATCGTTTACGGAAAAACGAAGTATGAAGGTCGTGCGGCGACTGAAATCGTGATGACGTGGATGCTTTCTCCGCAAGCGTGGCAAGATAAGAAGATTTTCGAAGTTCGTAATCACCAAGTTTTGACTTCGATGAATCTTCCAAAAGATCAGCGTTACTTTTCTGGCGAAGAGCTTTTTGCCGGTGATCGTTTCAATCTTCTTCGCCAAGAGTTGCAAGCAAAACGCGATACAAAGGAAAAGCTAAATCCGTATTTCCAAGCCTTGCAACGTTTGGAAAACCAGTACTTCGTGTTTCAGGAAATTGCCGCCGGTCGCATGTTGAAAATCGTTCCGCCAAAAGAAGGGGACGCTTGGGTTTCAGTTGCTGACATGGATGCACCGATGCAGGAAAAGTTCATGGAGTTCACAAAGGCCTTTGTGAACCATATTGGAGCTGTAGCTGCGGCCTCGGATACAAGTGCTACCGGAAAAGAGTTGGATGCGAAAGTAGCTGCCTTTGAGGAAGCAGCGAAAGCCAATAATCCCGCGCTTTATGATCACGCTACAAAAATCAAAGCGGAAGTTCACTACAACAGTTTTCATCCGTTTCGCTGGGCTTACATCTTCTATTTCTTAGGCTTTATTGTTCTGCTTTTAGTTTGGACATTGAAAAAAGAATCTTTGATGAAAGCGGCCTGGGTCTTTATCGGTTTGGGTTTCATCTTAAATACTTATGGATTCGTACTTCGCATGTACATCATGGATCGTGCGCCGGTGACGAACATGTATGAAACCGTTGTGTGGGTCGCCTGGGGGACCGTTCTGTTTGCGGCGATATTGGAAATCATTTACAAGTTTCGTTTAATCCTTGTCGCGGGAACTTTGGTCGGGACTTTTGGATTGGTGATCGCGGATTTTGCGCCGGCAGTTCTTGATCCAACGCTTCAGCCGCTAGAGCCTGTTTTGCGCAGCAACTACTGGCTGACGATCCACGTGATGACTATCACTATCAGTTACGCCGCGTTTTTCTTAGCGTTTGGTTTAGCCGACATCGGTCTTATCTATTACTTGCGTGGCGAAGAAAAATTCCAAAAGGAAATTCGCGCGATTGTTTCAGGAATCTATCGTTCGATGCAAATCGGGGTGGCGTTCTTGGCGCCAGGAATTATCTTGGGTGGTATTTGGGCGGACTATTCTTGGGGCCGTTTCTGGGGCTGGGACCCTAAAGAGACGTGGGCTTTGATTGCTTTGCTAGGTTATCTAGCGGTCCTGCATGCTCGCTATGCGGGATTCATCAAAAATTTCGGTATGGTTGTTACGGCGGTGATCACGTTCTCGCTTGTTATCATGGCATGGTACGGAGTGAATTTTGTCCTTGGCGCAGGGCTTCATTCGTACGGCTTTGGTGCAGGCGGAGTCGAATATGTCTCGGCATTCGTAGCAGCACACATACTCCTCGTCATCTATGTAGGCATAGTACGTCGAGGAAAACAGACAACACAAACAACAAACTAA
- a CDS encoding cytochrome c biogenesis protein ResB produces the protein MKKADSSLLSTIKKYNRPLASLKLAVFIILSIAVITAVGTFVEAKYDAYAARKLVYDTWFMYTIMGLLVINLIAVMLDRFPWRKRHAAFVLAHIGIIILLAGAYLTMEFGLDGSMRVGIGETNNFVQTSETDLVVYTSFDGDRYSKTLEQEVDFFRNPPSEKKPYVIPAYEGEIRIVDYKKYVIPSKKVLPGDEGKNGAGLRFQLQNPNVNVIEWLVQKKPNNLTTHNFGPAQIHLGPAPEKPRGANEIFLTPEKDGLRYVVFQKDSDKPLKKGFVKEGDVFDPGFKMALSFRVLRYLPTAKEDWDIQTLERPTPMTTAAIKIIFDGKENWVLLNDMVKLFTTNSVYLLTYGNRRIDIGFPLKLNKFQVSHYQGTMRAMAYESLVQVPDIGEHVISMNEPLKYKGLTIYQASFQEDNGQPVASVFSVNHDPGRFLKYLGSLILSLGTILLMWFKHLDFKIARKSQKNDDGVNS, from the coding sequence GTTTTCATCATTCTTTCAATTGCTGTGATCACGGCGGTCGGAACTTTTGTTGAAGCCAAATACGATGCGTATGCGGCCCGCAAACTTGTGTACGACACCTGGTTTATGTACACGATCATGGGTCTTTTGGTGATCAACCTGATTGCGGTGATGTTAGATCGTTTTCCTTGGAGAAAACGTCACGCGGCCTTCGTGCTTGCGCACATCGGTATTATCATCCTTTTAGCTGGAGCCTATTTAACCATGGAGTTCGGTCTTGATGGATCGATGCGCGTGGGGATTGGTGAAACCAACAACTTCGTGCAAACTTCCGAGACGGATTTAGTCGTGTATACGTCTTTTGACGGAGACCGCTATTCAAAAACGTTAGAACAAGAAGTGGATTTTTTCAGAAATCCTCCTTCTGAAAAAAAGCCCTACGTGATTCCGGCTTACGAAGGTGAAATTCGTATCGTCGACTACAAAAAATATGTGATTCCTTCAAAAAAAGTTTTGCCAGGCGATGAGGGTAAAAACGGAGCGGGTTTGCGCTTCCAACTGCAAAATCCCAACGTGAATGTGATCGAGTGGTTGGTGCAGAAAAAACCAAACAATCTGACGACGCATAATTTTGGTCCCGCGCAAATTCACTTAGGTCCCGCGCCTGAAAAACCGCGTGGTGCCAACGAAATCTTTTTAACTCCTGAAAAAGACGGTCTTCGTTATGTGGTTTTCCAGAAAGACTCTGACAAGCCTTTGAAAAAAGGTTTTGTCAAAGAAGGGGACGTCTTTGATCCCGGCTTTAAGATGGCTTTGTCCTTCCGTGTTCTGCGCTATCTTCCAACGGCGAAAGAGGATTGGGATATTCAAACTCTGGAAAGACCCACGCCAATGACGACAGCGGCAATTAAAATCATCTTTGACGGTAAAGAGAACTGGGTTCTTTTGAACGATATGGTGAAGCTTTTCACCACGAACTCTGTCTATCTTTTGACATATGGAAACCGTCGCATCGATATCGGTTTTCCGCTTAAGTTGAACAAGTTTCAAGTGAGTCACTATCAGGGCACCATGCGTGCGATGGCGTACGAAAGTTTAGTACAGGTTCCAGACATCGGCGAGCATGTGATTTCAATGAACGAACCGTTAAAGTACAAAGGCCTTACGATTTATCAAGCCAGCTTCCAAGAGGACAACGGTCAACCGGTGGCCTCTGTGTTTTCTGTCAATCATGATCCTGGTCGTTTCTTAAAGTACCTAGGGTCTTTGATTTTGAGTTTGGGAACTATTTTACTTATGTGGTTTAAGCATCTGGATTTTAAAATTGCGCGCAAATCCCAAAAGAATGACGACGGGGTGAATTCATGA